A window from Citrus sinensis cultivar Valencia sweet orange chromosome 5, DVS_A1.0, whole genome shotgun sequence encodes these proteins:
- the LOC127902750 gene encoding uncharacterized protein LOC127902750: MAYGNFGNFGRNLNPQYGAGIGNSQFGNFNIPRAPGYQGHLMYSDPTAFNVYQPSNSHGGYSPAHVFVPTGDYSGSPSVPVPTHAPEMIEDPAWYIDSGATNHITNDSGQELSDHFT; the protein is encoded by the exons ATGGCTTATGgaaattttggtaattttggtAGAAATCTTAATCCTCAATATGGTGCTGGAATTGGTAACTCTCAGTTTGGTAATTTCAACATACCAAGAGCACCTGGTTATCAAGGTCATTTGATGTATTCAGATCCAACTGCTTTCAATGTTTATCAACCATCTAACTCTCATGGTGGTTACTCTCCTGCTCATGTTTTTGTTCCTACTGGAGATTACTCTGGATCTCCTTCAGTTCCTGTTCCAACTCATGCACCTGAGATGATTGAAGATCCAGCTTGGTACATTGACAGTGGTGCTACTAACCACATCACAAATGACTCAG GCCAGGAACTCAGCGATCACTTTACTTAG
- the LOC127902754 gene encoding probable peptide/nitrate transporter At3g43790, whose translation MAIATRFLLGALNGLLGPIKVLSIPLLTSYTYIAMLSGFGLAFLINCASVMKNVLSVSIITGLFLLQNRAVVTR comes from the exons ATGGCCATAGCTACAAGGTTTCTCCTTGGGGCTTTGAATGGTTTACTTGGACCAATAAAG GTTTTATCGATACCGCTTTTGACAAGTTACACTTACATAGCAATGCTATCTGGGTTCGGCCTTGCCTTTTTGATAAACTGTGCTTCTGTGATGAAGAATGTTTTATCT GTGTCTATAATAACTGGATTGTTCCTTCTGCAAAACAGAGCAGtg GTAAccagataa